In Paenibacillus phoenicis, one genomic interval encodes:
- a CDS encoding ABC transporter substrate-binding protein: protein MGRKKVWALGLAMALLLALLNGCSSGGNEAANNTSTSVNNGSSENAGDTGNPVTLRFSWWGGEDRHAATLEAIEAYKKIAPNVTIEAEYQGFDGYEQKIKTQLTSGTSADIMQLDLPWVQELVTKGDFFVDLKTVGDFDATGFDPTFLDNFGVYDGKLVAVPTGVNAYCLIINKTLADQLGIPTDIQWDWDTLYEQGKKLHEADSGKYLLLADHAALTQDFRTMLKQRTGEQWIKEDYTVGFTKEDAVASFEWLQKAMEAGVYQPLGEADLFFGKLDQNPKWINQEMPMTTSMSSTLPTLKTVLPEGTEIVTALPAIAKDAKNTGVVVRPSQLFAVSQKSQHQEEAVKFLNWLMNDPEAAVILGSVRSIPPVKSSQQAAVEAGKIDPAITNAVELGLENAGLVDNSISNNSEVAKILEDVIQKVSYNKATPEQAADELIASLTSKLAEIKDRTQ from the coding sequence ATGGGAAGAAAAAAAGTTTGGGCGCTGGGCTTGGCCATGGCACTCCTTCTCGCACTTCTGAACGGCTGCTCATCCGGAGGGAACGAGGCGGCAAACAACACCTCCACTTCAGTCAATAACGGATCAAGCGAGAATGCCGGGGATACGGGGAATCCGGTGACCTTGCGTTTCAGCTGGTGGGGCGGCGAGGATCGTCATGCGGCTACGCTGGAGGCGATCGAGGCGTATAAGAAAATCGCGCCCAATGTCACCATCGAGGCGGAATATCAGGGCTTTGACGGATACGAGCAAAAGATCAAAACCCAGCTGACCAGCGGCACTTCGGCTGACATCATGCAGCTCGACCTGCCGTGGGTCCAGGAACTGGTGACGAAAGGCGACTTCTTCGTCGATCTGAAGACGGTGGGAGATTTCGATGCCACGGGGTTCGATCCGACGTTCCTGGACAACTTCGGCGTTTATGACGGCAAGCTGGTGGCAGTGCCAACCGGCGTTAACGCCTACTGCTTGATCATCAACAAGACGCTGGCCGATCAGTTAGGCATCCCGACGGACATTCAATGGGATTGGGATACGCTTTACGAGCAAGGCAAAAAGCTGCATGAAGCCGACAGCGGTAAATACCTGCTGCTGGCCGACCACGCGGCGTTAACCCAGGATTTCCGGACGATGCTGAAGCAGCGTACGGGCGAGCAATGGATCAAAGAGGACTATACCGTAGGCTTTACGAAGGAAGATGCGGTAGCCAGCTTCGAGTGGCTGCAGAAGGCGATGGAAGCGGGGGTGTACCAGCCGCTGGGTGAAGCCGACCTGTTCTTCGGGAAGCTCGATCAGAACCCGAAATGGATCAATCAAGAAATGCCGATGACCACGTCGATGAGCAGCACGCTGCCCACGTTGAAGACGGTACTGCCGGAAGGAACTGAAATTGTAACGGCGCTCCCGGCGATCGCCAAGGATGCCAAAAACACCGGCGTCGTCGTCCGTCCGTCGCAGCTGTTCGCGGTCAGCCAAAAAAGCCAACATCAAGAAGAAGCCGTGAAGTTCCTCAACTGGTTGATGAACGATCCAGAAGCGGCGGTGATCCTGGGCAGTGTCCGTTCGATTCCGCCTGTGAAGTCGTCGCAGCAAGCTGCCGTGGAAGCCGGCAAAATCGATCCGGCGATTACGAATGCGGTGGAGCTGGGGCTCGAGAACGCGGGTCTCGTGGACAACAGCATCTCTAACAACTCGGAGGTTGCAAAAATCCTTGAGGACGTCATTCAGAAGGTCAGCTATAACAAAGCCACGCCGGAGCAGGCCGCCGACGAGCTGATCGCCAGCTTAACGTCCAAATTGGCCGAAATTAAAGACCGTACTCAATAA
- a CDS encoding response regulator transcription factor → MYNLLIVDDEAETREALSSYFPWNEVGFQVVGQANNGQEALRLIAEGERVDIVLTDIKMPVMSGIELAEQLYNHRRQIKVVFLSGYRDFEYAQQALHFRVINYILKPAKYHVLLDVFGKIKEELEAEAAAENQDLGPNPSAPGQGGESLIIQKIKEYVKANYKNASLEEVARLVHMNANYLSFFFKQKTGQNFSDYVLQTKMEMAAALLRDVSYKTYEISEKVGYSNAKNFTRTFKSYYGQTPSEFRNGPSSP, encoded by the coding sequence ATGTATAACCTGTTAATCGTAGATGACGAAGCGGAGACGCGCGAAGCGTTGTCGAGTTATTTTCCGTGGAACGAAGTAGGCTTTCAGGTCGTCGGCCAGGCCAACAACGGCCAAGAAGCGCTCCGTTTGATCGCCGAAGGCGAGCGCGTTGACATCGTGCTGACCGATATTAAGATGCCCGTGATGTCCGGGATCGAGCTGGCCGAGCAGCTGTACAACCACCGGCGGCAGATTAAGGTCGTCTTTCTCAGCGGATACCGGGATTTTGAATATGCCCAGCAGGCCCTGCATTTTCGCGTCATCAACTACATTCTGAAGCCGGCCAAATATCATGTGCTATTGGATGTTTTCGGCAAGATCAAAGAGGAACTGGAAGCAGAGGCTGCTGCGGAAAACCAAGATCTGGGGCCGAACCCCTCCGCACCCGGACAAGGCGGCGAAAGCCTCATTATCCAGAAGATCAAGGAATACGTCAAAGCCAACTATAAAAATGCCTCCCTTGAGGAGGTCGCGCGGCTTGTGCATATGAATGCCAACTATCTTAGCTTCTTTTTCAAGCAAAAAACCGGACAAAACTTCTCCGACTACGTGCTGCAGACAAAAATGGAAATGGCAGCCGCTCTGCTTCGGGACGTGAGCTACAAAACCTACGAAATCAGCGAAAAAGTCGGCTACAGCAACGCCAAAAACTTCACGCGGACGTTTAAAAGCTATTACGGTCAAACGCCCAGCGAATTCCGAAACGGTCCCTCGAGCCCATGA
- a CDS encoding sensor histidine kinase, producing the protein MRDKYFAKQLTAFLVPLLVPIVLLGSLSFLTTQHDVKRDINQNSSFLLHQSQTQLEMILNEIDTLYLALYDNTAIFNELSAVLKNPHYTYESSTSYRIISSFLNGFTSAKPYIQSFYLYVDNPYQRFLSSVGGLVTLDHFYDTAWYDAFMDYTGPPAKWTSRRNIKFYDFESDATPIVTFYNVLVPQKIAIILNIKPKYIESILDDITKYPDQQLFVLDEENHVIFSNHHGDRLQESELRSIAENPASFFDMDTPQGKVNVTKVESERYKWKYVSVIPHSELYKTPTRIFNYTLVFAVIAVACGFALTFYLIRRNYKQLKMIRTLIKSADDSCVPLKPPLKVRDEYSYIIQNMITHFIEHRYIKTQLLEKKYRLQVMELLALQSQINPHFLYNTLHSVYWESVALTGKPNKASEMIEDLSDILSYSFSDPTKIVTWGEEIANTVSYVNIQRKRYKNKFDVHFDYEEEITRLYTIKLVLQPLVENSIYHGIKEKDGHGLIKVKFRRKEDRLLITVIDNGCGIPPEELRQLVERLHSDEERTEHVGLYNTCKRLRLTYEHEFTFRMRSKPGLGTMVELTVPAVEERPLTERE; encoded by the coding sequence ATGAGAGATAAATATTTCGCCAAACAGCTGACCGCGTTTCTTGTTCCGCTGCTCGTGCCCATCGTCCTGCTTGGCTCGCTTTCCTTCCTGACGACACAACACGACGTCAAGCGAGACATCAACCAGAACAGCAGCTTCCTGCTTCATCAATCGCAGACCCAACTGGAGATGATCCTAAACGAAATCGATACGCTGTATCTGGCGCTTTACGATAATACCGCGATCTTCAACGAACTCTCGGCCGTATTGAAAAATCCGCATTACACCTACGAAAGCTCCACTTCATACCGGATTATCTCCAGCTTCCTCAACGGATTTACGAGCGCGAAACCGTATATCCAATCCTTTTACCTGTACGTCGACAACCCGTATCAGCGTTTCCTGTCGTCGGTGGGGGGACTGGTGACGCTGGATCATTTTTATGATACCGCTTGGTATGATGCTTTTATGGACTATACCGGACCGCCGGCCAAATGGACGTCGCGGCGGAACATCAAGTTTTACGATTTCGAATCGGACGCGACGCCGATCGTCACCTTCTATAACGTGCTGGTGCCGCAAAAGATCGCAATCATTCTGAACATTAAGCCGAAGTATATCGAGAGCATTTTGGACGACATCACCAAGTACCCGGACCAGCAGCTGTTTGTGTTGGATGAGGAGAACCACGTTATTTTCTCTAATCATCACGGCGATCGGCTGCAGGAGAGCGAACTCCGGTCCATTGCCGAAAATCCGGCGTCCTTCTTCGATATGGACACGCCCCAAGGCAAGGTGAACGTGACCAAAGTTGAATCCGAGCGGTACAAGTGGAAGTACGTCTCGGTGATCCCGCACAGCGAGTTATACAAAACGCCAACGCGTATTTTCAACTACACGCTGGTGTTCGCCGTGATCGCGGTCGCCTGCGGGTTTGCGTTGACGTTTTACCTGATCCGCCGCAACTATAAGCAGCTCAAGATGATTCGCACCTTGATCAAATCGGCCGACGACAGCTGCGTGCCGTTGAAGCCGCCTTTGAAGGTTCGGGACGAATACTCCTATATCATCCAGAACATGATCACCCATTTTATCGAACACCGGTACATCAAAACCCAGCTGCTGGAGAAAAAATACCGCCTCCAGGTCATGGAGCTGCTCGCGCTGCAATCGCAGATCAATCCGCATTTCTTGTACAACACGCTGCATTCGGTGTATTGGGAGTCCGTGGCCTTGACCGGCAAGCCGAACAAAGCCAGCGAGATGATCGAGGACTTGTCCGATATCCTCTCCTACTCGTTCAGCGACCCGACCAAAATCGTCACCTGGGGCGAAGAAATCGCTAACACCGTCAGCTACGTCAATATCCAGCGAAAAAGGTACAAAAACAAGTTCGACGTCCATTTCGACTACGAGGAGGAGATCACCCGCCTGTACACGATCAAGCTGGTGCTGCAGCCTTTGGTTGAGAACAGCATCTACCACGGCATTAAGGAAAAAGACGGACATGGCCTGATCAAGGTGAAATTCCGGCGGAAGGAGGATCGGCTGCTCATTACCGTAATCGACAATGGCTGCGGCATCCCGCCAGAGGAGCTGCGCCAGCTCGTGGAGCGGCTGCATTCCGACGAGGAGCGGACGGAGCATGTCGGACTGTATAATACGTGCAAGCGTTTGAGATTAACCTATGAGCACGAATTTACCTTCCGGATGCGCAGCAAGCCGGGATTGGGCACGATGGTGGAGTTAACCGTGCCCGCGGTAGAAGAGCGGCCGTTGACCGAGCGCGAGTGA
- a CDS encoding AraC family transcriptional regulator, giving the protein MTLEGQLAPIRRMLFIEAAKQPGRFSMDGEHFHDAWEIYYLVSGERCYFIKDQIYRIGAGDLVLIPVNVLHKTSPSGKLSQPHERILVNFRTEVVSALLPGREEELEQLFAKYPVLRLSAEEQQLVQQLLARMLAEQKQQAGGYEEYCQLLLAELLLNLLRLANARPNHDGEEGGGKRPYREIAEVARYINAHYDENLSLSDLANRFHLSPYYLSHLFPRVTGLTLVAYINRVRIEEACALLRETELPVTEIAYRVGYQSGTHFGRVFKKAKAVSPQSYRREQRMLSGGAGVR; this is encoded by the coding sequence ATGACGTTGGAAGGGCAGTTAGCGCCGATTCGCCGGATGCTGTTCATCGAGGCAGCGAAGCAGCCCGGGCGGTTCTCGATGGATGGGGAGCATTTTCACGATGCGTGGGAGATTTATTATCTGGTGTCCGGGGAACGGTGTTATTTCATCAAGGATCAAATCTATCGCATCGGTGCAGGCGATCTGGTGTTGATCCCGGTGAATGTGCTGCACAAGACATCGCCATCGGGGAAGCTGTCGCAGCCCCATGAGCGGATCCTGGTGAATTTCCGTACGGAGGTGGTGAGCGCGCTGCTGCCCGGGAGGGAGGAAGAGCTGGAGCAACTTTTTGCCAAGTATCCGGTTCTGCGTTTAAGCGCCGAGGAGCAGCAGCTTGTGCAACAGCTGTTAGCTCGTATGCTGGCAGAGCAGAAGCAGCAGGCAGGCGGATATGAGGAATATTGCCAACTGCTGCTGGCTGAGTTGCTGCTTAACCTGCTGCGCCTGGCGAACGCTCGGCCAAACCATGATGGGGAAGAAGGGGGCGGGAAACGCCCCTACCGGGAAATTGCTGAAGTCGCCCGCTACATCAATGCGCATTACGATGAGAATCTCAGCTTAAGCGATCTCGCCAATCGATTTCATCTCAGCCCGTATTACCTCAGCCATCTCTTCCCCAGAGTTACCGGGCTGACGCTGGTCGCTTACATTAACCGCGTCCGCATCGAGGAAGCCTGCGCGCTGCTGCGCGAAACGGAGCTGCCTGTGACCGAGATCGCGTACCGCGTTGGCTATCAAAGCGGCACCCACTTTGGCCGCGTGTTCAAGAAGGCCAAGGCGGTGTCGCCGCAAAGCTACCGGCGCGAGCAGCGGATGCTCAGCGGCGGGGCGGGGGTGCGGTAA